The following are encoded together in the Nocardioides okcheonensis genome:
- the groES gene encoding co-chaperone GroES — protein sequence MSVNIKPLEDRIVVRPLDAEQTTASGLVIPDTAKEKPQEGEVLAIGPGRVDDKGNRVPVDVAVGDKVIYSKYGGTEVKYAGEEFLILSARDVLAVVS from the coding sequence GTGTCGGTCAACATCAAGCCCCTCGAGGACCGCATCGTCGTCCGCCCGCTCGACGCCGAGCAGACCACCGCCTCCGGCCTGGTCATCCCGGACACCGCGAAGGAGAAGCCCCAGGAGGGCGAGGTCCTCGCGATCGGCCCCGGTCGTGTCGACGACAAGGGCAACCGCGTCCCGGTCGACGTCGCGGTGGGTGACAAGGTCATCTACAGCAAGTACGGCGGCACCGAGGTCAAGTACGCCGGCGAGGAGTTCCTGATCCTCTCCGCCCGCGACGTCCTCGCCGTCGTCTCCTGA
- the groL gene encoding chaperonin GroEL (60 kDa chaperone family; promotes refolding of misfolded polypeptides especially under stressful conditions; forms two stacked rings of heptamers to form a barrel-shaped 14mer; ends can be capped by GroES; misfolded proteins enter the barrel where they are refolded when GroES binds), which produces MPKILEFDENARRALERGVDALANAVKVTLGPKGRYVVLDKKWGAPTITNDGVTVAREIELDDPFENLGAQLTKEVATKTNDVAGDGTTTATVLAQAMVHEGLRAVAAGANPMGLKRGMDAAAEAVGDALREAAREVESREDMASVATISSRDSHIGDLLAEAFDKVGKDGVITVEESNTMGTELEFTEGMQFDKGYISAYFVTDPESMEAVLDDPYILLHQGKISSIQELLPVLEKVIATGKPLFILAEDVDGEALSTLVVNKIRGTFNVAAVKSPAFGDRRKAMMQDLAVLTGGQVVAPEVGLKLDQVGLEVLGQARRVVITKDNTTIVEGAGDASAVEGRVNQIKAEIENTDSDWDREKLQERLAKLAGGVCVIKVGAATEVELKEKKHRIEDAVSATRAAIEEGIVPGGGSAIIHAVSVLEDNLGLTGDEAAGVRVVRKAADEPLRWIAENGGVNGYVVTAKVRELGVGNGYNAATGEYGDLVAQGVLDPVKVTRSALVNATSIAAMLLTTETLVVDKPEDEEPAAAGHGHGHGH; this is translated from the coding sequence ATGCCCAAGATCCTGGAGTTCGACGAGAACGCCCGCCGCGCCCTCGAGCGCGGCGTCGACGCCCTCGCCAACGCCGTCAAGGTGACGCTCGGCCCCAAGGGCCGCTACGTCGTCCTCGACAAGAAGTGGGGCGCCCCCACGATCACCAACGACGGTGTCACCGTGGCTCGCGAGATCGAGCTCGACGACCCGTTCGAGAACCTCGGTGCCCAGCTCACCAAGGAGGTGGCCACCAAGACCAACGACGTCGCCGGTGACGGCACCACCACCGCCACCGTCCTGGCCCAGGCCATGGTCCACGAGGGCCTGCGCGCCGTCGCGGCCGGCGCCAACCCGATGGGCCTCAAGCGCGGCATGGACGCGGCGGCCGAGGCCGTCGGCGACGCGCTGCGCGAGGCCGCCCGCGAGGTCGAGTCCCGCGAGGACATGGCGTCCGTCGCCACGATCTCGAGCCGCGACAGCCACATCGGCGACCTGCTCGCCGAGGCCTTCGACAAGGTCGGCAAGGACGGCGTGATCACGGTCGAGGAGTCCAACACCATGGGCACCGAGCTCGAGTTCACCGAGGGCATGCAGTTCGACAAGGGCTACATCTCGGCCTACTTCGTCACCGACCCGGAGTCGATGGAGGCCGTCCTCGACGACCCCTACATCCTTCTCCACCAGGGCAAGATCTCCTCGATCCAGGAGCTGCTCCCGGTCCTCGAGAAGGTCATCGCCACCGGCAAGCCGCTCTTCATCCTCGCCGAGGACGTCGACGGCGAGGCGCTCTCGACGCTGGTCGTCAACAAGATCCGTGGCACGTTCAACGTCGCCGCGGTCAAGAGCCCCGCGTTCGGTGACCGCCGCAAGGCGATGATGCAGGACCTCGCCGTCCTCACCGGCGGCCAGGTGGTCGCCCCCGAGGTCGGCCTCAAGCTCGACCAGGTGGGCCTCGAGGTCCTCGGCCAGGCGCGTCGTGTCGTCATCACCAAGGACAACACCACGATCGTCGAGGGTGCGGGCGACGCCTCCGCCGTCGAGGGCCGGGTCAACCAGATCAAGGCCGAGATCGAGAACACCGACTCCGACTGGGACCGCGAGAAGCTCCAGGAGCGCCTCGCCAAGCTGGCCGGCGGTGTGTGCGTGATCAAGGTCGGCGCCGCCACCGAGGTGGAGCTGAAGGAGAAGAAGCACCGCATCGAGGACGCCGTCTCCGCGACGCGTGCCGCGATCGAGGAGGGCATCGTCCCCGGCGGTGGCTCCGCGATCATCCACGCCGTGTCGGTGCTCGAGGACAACCTCGGCCTGACCGGTGACGAGGCCGCCGGCGTCCGCGTGGTCCGCAAGGCCGCCGACGAGCCGCTGCGCTGGATCGCCGAGAACGGCGGCGTCAACGGCTACGTCGTGACCGCCAAGGTCCGCGAGCTCGGCGTCGGCAACGGCTACAACGCCGCCACCGGCGAGTACGGCGACCTGGTCGCCCAGGGCGTCCTGGACCCGGTCAAGGTCACCCGCTCGGCGCTGGTCAACGCGACCTCGATCGCCGCGATGCTGCTGACGACCGAGACCCTGGTCGTCGACAAGCCCGAGGACGAGGAGCCGGCCGCCGCCGGACACGGTCACGGCCACGGCCACTGA
- a CDS encoding multicopper oxidase family protein yields MDEHERRTDPHELDPEVPTFARRTLLRVTAIGAAGAGVTTAGALAGPPLARRGLLSPDGIFSAAGTALGDTVFYLEAFPTSPLILEPFTDRLPIPRALAPEPDSAYKGWTDPPGPGNGQQNSMRNERHQMWPNMVGSPDPIVYKIELLVRGHSFTSSKVLPIDKNGRPAKSFDATGKVYAAGQVRTLPMSTIYGFNGTFPGPMINAEYGKPVLVRFVNNLHENPFELDRQDFGSPDWSFLTHLHNAHTAPESDGNPHYSRTAGPYANGYLPGAWVDNLYLNWPAGGDDTEKQSFFWFHDHRMDQTGSNVYKGMVGLYPIYDPKNGMDMGDERQGLRLPGVRHDHADGSFDVDYDIPLAFYDTRLDDGVTTHKDIHDIEGDFPEAKNPAKHPEWWGKTFFKHFPNHGFVGDIFTVNGTAYPVMEVKRRKYRLRFLDASIARIYDFQLMSSTQGPRSAVSLGYTGDDLQGQYRIPDGQQCMKFTQIASDGGLLPFPIERDNFELWPAKRREVIVDFSRYQDGTPTTKGDVVYLTNVMRMPDGRMWSNSLRSTPDPAYKVPVLKFVIGDVAEDNSVVPQQMRPLPPLPPNWKSMMDNRLVFEVKRGSLGGEVEWLVNGQAFTPESVARSLKNPAGKTPLAIQKKGSFNLWEIRNGGGGWVHPFHLHMEEHRTVMRGGKDVSLKADPGHPEDMSREDLVALDPGESVIVYRGFRDFVGPYVAHCHNLAHEDHAMMFGWAISP; encoded by the coding sequence ATGGACGAGCACGAACGACGCACGGATCCGCACGAGCTCGACCCGGAGGTCCCGACCTTCGCGCGTCGGACCCTCCTTCGGGTTACCGCCATCGGCGCGGCCGGGGCGGGGGTCACCACCGCCGGCGCCCTCGCCGGCCCGCCCCTCGCCCGGCGGGGACTGCTGAGTCCCGACGGCATCTTCTCGGCCGCCGGCACGGCGCTCGGTGACACCGTCTTCTACCTCGAGGCGTTCCCCACCAGCCCGTTGATCCTCGAGCCCTTCACCGACCGGCTGCCGATCCCCCGGGCGCTCGCGCCCGAGCCCGACTCGGCGTACAAGGGCTGGACCGACCCACCCGGCCCCGGCAACGGTCAGCAGAACTCGATGCGCAACGAGCGCCACCAGATGTGGCCCAACATGGTCGGCTCCCCGGACCCGATCGTCTACAAGATCGAGCTGCTGGTGCGGGGACACTCCTTCACGTCCTCCAAGGTGCTCCCGATCGACAAGAACGGGCGCCCGGCCAAGTCGTTCGACGCCACCGGCAAGGTCTACGCCGCCGGCCAGGTCCGCACGCTGCCGATGAGCACGATCTACGGCTTCAACGGGACCTTCCCGGGACCGATGATCAACGCCGAGTACGGCAAGCCGGTGCTGGTCCGGTTCGTCAACAACCTCCACGAGAACCCGTTCGAGCTCGACCGGCAGGACTTCGGTTCGCCGGACTGGTCGTTCCTCACCCACCTGCACAACGCGCACACGGCACCCGAGAGCGACGGCAACCCGCACTACTCCAGGACCGCCGGCCCGTACGCCAACGGGTACCTGCCCGGCGCCTGGGTCGACAACCTGTACCTCAACTGGCCCGCGGGCGGCGACGACACCGAGAAGCAGAGCTTCTTCTGGTTCCACGACCACCGCATGGACCAGACGGGCAGCAACGTCTACAAGGGCATGGTCGGGCTGTATCCGATCTACGACCCGAAGAACGGGATGGACATGGGCGACGAGCGGCAGGGCCTGCGCCTGCCGGGCGTACGCCACGACCACGCCGACGGGTCCTTCGACGTCGACTACGACATCCCGCTCGCCTTCTACGACACGCGCCTCGACGACGGCGTCACCACCCACAAGGACATCCACGACATCGAGGGCGACTTCCCCGAGGCGAAGAACCCGGCCAAGCACCCGGAGTGGTGGGGCAAGACCTTCTTCAAGCACTTCCCCAACCACGGGTTCGTCGGCGACATCTTCACCGTCAACGGCACCGCCTACCCGGTGATGGAGGTGAAGCGCCGCAAGTACCGCCTCCGCTTCCTCGACGCCTCGATCGCCCGCATCTACGACTTCCAGCTGATGAGCTCGACCCAGGGCCCGAGGTCCGCGGTGTCGCTCGGCTACACCGGTGACGACCTGCAGGGGCAGTACCGGATCCCCGACGGCCAGCAGTGCATGAAGTTCACCCAGATCGCCTCTGACGGCGGGCTGCTGCCGTTCCCCATCGAGCGTGACAACTTCGAGCTGTGGCCGGCGAAGCGGCGCGAGGTGATCGTCGACTTCAGCCGCTACCAGGACGGGACGCCGACGACCAAGGGCGACGTGGTCTACCTGACCAACGTGATGCGGATGCCGGACGGCCGGATGTGGAGCAACTCGCTGCGCTCCACGCCGGACCCCGCCTACAAGGTGCCGGTCCTGAAGTTCGTCATCGGCGACGTCGCCGAGGACAACAGCGTCGTCCCGCAGCAGATGCGCCCGCTGCCGCCGCTGCCGCCCAACTGGAAGTCCATGATGGACAACCGCCTCGTCTTCGAGGTCAAGCGCGGCAGCCTCGGCGGTGAGGTCGAGTGGCTGGTCAACGGGCAGGCGTTCACGCCGGAGTCGGTGGCGCGCAGCCTGAAGAACCCGGCGGGCAAGACCCCGCTCGCGATCCAGAAGAAGGGCAGCTTCAACCTCTGGGAGATCCGCAACGGCGGCGGCGGCTGGGTCCACCCGTTCCACCTGCACATGGAGGAGCACCGCACCGTCATGCGCGGCGGCAAGGACGTCTCGCTCAAGGCGGACCCAGGACATCCCGAGGACATGTCGCGCGAGGACCTGGTCGCGCTCGACCCCGGTGAGTCGGTCATCGTCTACCGCGGCTTCCGCGACTTCGTCGGGCCCTACGTGGCGCACTGCCACAACCTCGCCCACGAGGACCACGCCATGATGTTCGGTTGGGCGATCTCGCCGTGA
- a CDS encoding GNAT family N-acetyltransferase, translated as MRTTLEDRPGALAGLAVRCGEAGVNILGLQVFPGVDRVTDELVLRTPDDWELGDLAALVEGAGGSRVSVLPCTDAALGDQPTRYVLAARAILAHPAGFPEVVARLFDAETDPADLGAVMDGMDLEIGDVQVQLRRTAPFTAAEHARGTALAELVGDVLAAAAHDGAPSPGAASTDEPRIETTAGAVRALVGAVAVGTATWLVDPDGSWHLDLAVDPAWRRRGLGSRLLLETSRAARAAGASELVVRTAADNPAVLPLVLGSGLRGRIRMGADDLTVRIPLRRLTPA; from the coding sequence GTGCGGACGACCCTGGAGGACCGACCCGGTGCGCTGGCCGGGCTGGCGGTGCGCTGCGGTGAGGCGGGCGTCAACATCCTCGGCCTGCAGGTCTTCCCGGGCGTGGACCGGGTCACCGACGAGCTGGTCCTGCGCACCCCCGACGACTGGGAGCTGGGCGACCTCGCCGCGCTGGTCGAGGGCGCCGGCGGCAGCCGGGTGAGCGTGCTGCCCTGTACCGACGCCGCGCTGGGCGACCAGCCCACCCGGTACGTCCTCGCGGCCCGCGCGATCCTGGCGCACCCGGCGGGCTTCCCCGAGGTGGTGGCCCGGCTCTTCGACGCCGAGACCGACCCCGCCGACCTCGGCGCGGTGATGGACGGCATGGACCTCGAGATCGGCGACGTGCAGGTCCAGCTGCGGCGCACCGCCCCGTTCACGGCTGCCGAGCACGCCCGCGGGACGGCGCTCGCCGAGCTGGTGGGCGACGTCCTCGCCGCGGCCGCGCACGACGGCGCACCGTCCCCCGGCGCCGCGAGCACCGACGAGCCCCGGATCGAGACCACGGCCGGCGCCGTCCGCGCGCTCGTCGGTGCGGTCGCCGTCGGCACCGCGACCTGGCTGGTCGACCCCGACGGGTCCTGGCACCTCGACCTGGCCGTCGACCCGGCCTGGCGGCGGCGCGGGCTCGGCTCCCGGCTGCTCCTCGAGACCTCGCGCGCGGCGCGGGCGGCAGGGGCGTCCGAGCTCGTCGTCCGCACCGCCGCCGACAACCCGGCGGTGCTCCCGCTCGTGCTCGGCAGCGGGCTGCGCGGGCGGATCCGGATGGGCGCCGACGACCTCACGGTGCGCATCCCGCTGCGGCGGCTCACGCCCGCCTAG
- a CDS encoding patatin-like phospholipase family protein → MTRNIFVFSGGGSRGAAQIGMLRALLGAGFVPDVVVGASVGAINACSLAYDPTPERVERIADRWMSMRARDITGSRAAVPGNLVRLRPYLFSSERLQDLVASWIPAQRLEDLPVTAIVATTNLDTGRAHHHTQGALADLLAASAAIPAVFPPVVLDGADGPAPHVDAGISENLPLSAAAAIAEPGDRVFVLDVTKPPAARSLRSPLDVLIGSLAVSIHHRSAAVLAPGVQVVSCVLDRTFYCGTMLDFTHTGTLFRLGEAAALDALLDADVSA, encoded by the coding sequence ATGACCAGGAACATCTTCGTCTTCTCCGGAGGCGGCTCTCGGGGAGCAGCGCAGATCGGGATGCTGCGCGCGCTCCTCGGCGCCGGGTTCGTGCCCGACGTCGTCGTCGGGGCGTCGGTCGGCGCCATCAACGCGTGCTCCCTGGCCTACGACCCCACCCCCGAGCGCGTCGAGCGGATCGCCGACCGGTGGATGTCGATGCGGGCGCGGGACATCACCGGGTCGCGCGCGGCCGTCCCGGGCAACCTCGTCCGCCTCCGGCCGTACCTGTTCTCCTCCGAGCGCCTCCAGGACCTGGTCGCCTCCTGGATCCCGGCCCAGCGGCTCGAGGACCTCCCGGTGACCGCGATCGTCGCCACGACCAACCTGGACACCGGCCGGGCCCACCACCACACGCAGGGCGCGCTCGCCGACCTGCTCGCCGCGTCCGCCGCCATCCCGGCGGTGTTCCCGCCCGTGGTGCTCGACGGCGCCGACGGCCCGGCCCCCCACGTCGACGCCGGCATCTCGGAGAACCTGCCGCTGTCCGCCGCCGCCGCGATCGCCGAGCCCGGCGACCGGGTGTTCGTGCTCGACGTCACCAAGCCGCCGGCCGCGCGCTCGCTGCGCTCGCCCCTCGACGTGCTCATCGGGTCGCTGGCCGTCTCCATCCACCACCGCTCGGCCGCCGTCCTCGCTCCCGGGGTCCAGGTCGTCAGCTGCGTGCTCGACCGCACCTTCTACTGCGGCACGATGCTCGACTTCACCCACACCGGGACGCTGTTCCGCCTGGGCGAGGCGGCGGCGCTCGACGCCCTCCTCGACGCCGACGTGAGCGCCTGA
- the guaB gene encoding IMP dehydrogenase, giving the protein MEIPEKFAALGLTYDDVLLLPGESDLAPSDIDTTTRLTREISIRVPLISAAMDTVTEARMAIAMAREGGIGVLHRNLSIEDQARQVDLVKRTQTGIISNPVTIGPDATLEELDRLCGEYRVSGLPVVDVDDRLLGIITNRDLRFTPVAEWATTKVNEVMTSEGLITGHPGISRDEATALLRAHKRERLPLVDDQGRLSGLITVKDFVKGEQFPHASYDADGRLLVGAAIGYFGDAWERATTLVEAGVDVLVADTAHGHVHLLLDMVRRLKTDPATRHVQVIGGNVATREGAQAFVDAGADAVKVGVGPGSICTTRVVTGVGVPQVTAVYEASLATRPAGVPLIADGGMKYSGEIAKALVAGADAVMVGSMLAGCEESPGDVVFVNGKQFKSYRGMGSLGAMSSRGKKSYSKDRYFQAEVASDDKIVPEGIEGQVAYRGPLSAVAHQLVGGLNQSMFYVGARTIAELQEKGRFVRITSASLKESHPHGVQMTVEAPNYSGM; this is encoded by the coding sequence GTGGAGATCCCCGAGAAGTTCGCCGCCCTGGGCCTCACCTACGACGACGTGCTGCTGCTGCCGGGGGAGTCGGACCTGGCTCCCAGCGACATCGACACCACCACGCGGCTCACCCGCGAGATCTCGATCCGGGTGCCGCTGATCAGCGCGGCCATGGACACCGTGACCGAGGCGCGGATGGCGATCGCGATGGCGCGCGAGGGCGGCATCGGCGTGCTCCACCGCAACCTGTCGATCGAGGACCAGGCGCGCCAGGTCGACCTGGTCAAGCGCACCCAGACCGGCATCATCTCCAACCCGGTCACCATCGGGCCCGACGCGACGCTCGAGGAGCTCGACCGGCTGTGCGGCGAGTACCGCGTCTCCGGCCTCCCGGTCGTCGACGTCGACGACCGGCTGCTCGGCATCATCACCAACCGCGACCTGCGCTTCACCCCGGTCGCGGAGTGGGCCACCACCAAGGTGAACGAGGTGATGACGAGCGAGGGCCTGATCACCGGCCACCCCGGCATCTCCCGCGACGAGGCGACCGCGCTGCTGCGCGCCCACAAGCGCGAGCGGCTCCCGCTCGTCGACGACCAGGGCCGGCTCAGCGGCCTGATCACGGTCAAGGACTTCGTCAAGGGCGAGCAGTTCCCGCACGCCTCCTACGACGCCGACGGCCGGCTGCTGGTCGGTGCCGCGATCGGCTACTTCGGCGACGCGTGGGAGCGCGCCACCACCCTGGTCGAGGCGGGCGTCGACGTGCTCGTCGCCGACACCGCCCACGGCCACGTCCACCTGCTGCTCGACATGGTCCGGCGGCTCAAGACCGACCCGGCCACCCGTCACGTCCAGGTCATCGGCGGCAACGTCGCCACCCGGGAGGGGGCGCAGGCGTTCGTCGACGCCGGCGCCGACGCGGTCAAGGTGGGCGTCGGGCCCGGCTCCATCTGCACCACCCGCGTCGTCACCGGCGTCGGCGTCCCGCAGGTGACGGCCGTCTACGAGGCCTCGCTGGCCACCAGGCCGGCCGGCGTCCCGCTGATCGCCGACGGTGGCATGAAGTACTCCGGCGAGATCGCCAAGGCGCTGGTCGCCGGCGCGGACGCCGTGATGGTCGGGTCGATGCTGGCCGGCTGCGAGGAGTCGCCCGGCGACGTGGTCTTCGTCAACGGCAAGCAGTTCAAGTCCTACCGCGGGATGGGCTCGCTCGGCGCGATGAGCAGCCGCGGCAAGAAGTCGTACTCCAAGGACCGCTACTTCCAGGCCGAGGTCGCCAGCGACGACAAGATCGTGCCGGAGGGCATCGAGGGCCAGGTCGCCTACCGCGGCCCGCTGTCCGCGGTCGCCCACCAGCTCGTCGGCGGGCTCAACCAGTCGATGTTCTACGTCGGTGCCCGCACCATCGCCGAGCTGCAGGAGAAGGGCCGCTTCGTCCGGATCACCAGCGCGTCGCTCAAGGAGAGCCACCCGCACGGCGTCCAGATGACCGTCGAGGCACCCAACTACTCCGGGATGTAG
- a CDS encoding pre-peptidase C-terminal domain-containing protein codes for MRARIWAATGTAGLVALAIPALSVAAPAGQDTVTPQQQAALDLGLQVAPKETDAAALTAKANPNPYLANLPDLGDANYFAWNKLMHAQAEKRADSAKLAANRRQAFGSGGASAKAVPTPFVHDEEEPAGTAGSNDTHANAEPIPEFGTAASRLPAVRILGDLAAPATSAPRTVTTAEDQGAIPIATDTGIAGTGRATVTSVLGDGPHGTTGDGTNDFDFYAVDVAQGQTLTADTEGSPSTTDTILVVYAADGTPLVADDDSGTGVLSSLSYTPAEAGTYYVMVGGYALDPLPADPFDSGSGAGGADVGDYKLSVASQQLDADFYSLRLRPGDVIGSTSEGSATGLKVRTPSGEERVGGVGTDASSLYPPTSPLPGGGNTTIAYVAEEAGWYSVQVSGGTGAYDVTVEGYRPGTQGDRGRTQTVLLDFAPGRVNTGTWGGPGQRTVSPFSAFVPQWGIGRADARKVENRITNVVRRNLQAELQAGGLNPAVNVQVLNARTNPELIGQENVSRIYVAGSIAETGISTIGIAQYIDPGNYGHQDEAIVLLDVLSAPAGPASSLNTFMNASSDRVTFVSEAVGNVVAHEVGHTIGNYHTDNADEIGNMMDSGGANFATNLYGVGPDGIGGTADDDNVRFVTDTYSPVEGFTGLEDTLNVSAWAYAGR; via the coding sequence GTGCGCGCACGCATCTGGGCAGCCACCGGCACCGCCGGTCTCGTCGCCCTCGCCATACCGGCCCTGTCCGTCGCGGCTCCGGCGGGGCAGGACACCGTCACGCCGCAGCAGCAGGCAGCCCTCGACCTGGGCCTCCAGGTCGCACCCAAGGAGACCGACGCCGCCGCACTGACGGCGAAGGCCAACCCCAACCCCTACCTCGCCAACCTGCCCGACCTGGGCGACGCGAACTACTTCGCCTGGAACAAGCTCATGCACGCCCAGGCCGAGAAGCGCGCCGACTCGGCGAAGCTGGCCGCCAACCGGCGCCAGGCCTTCGGCTCCGGGGGCGCCTCCGCGAAGGCGGTGCCGACCCCGTTCGTGCACGACGAGGAGGAGCCCGCCGGCACGGCGGGGTCCAACGACACGCACGCCAACGCCGAGCCGATCCCGGAGTTCGGCACCGCGGCCTCGCGGCTGCCGGCCGTCCGGATCCTCGGCGACCTCGCCGCCCCGGCCACCAGCGCGCCGCGCACGGTCACCACGGCCGAGGACCAGGGCGCCATCCCGATCGCGACCGACACCGGCATCGCCGGGACCGGCAGGGCGACCGTCACCTCGGTGCTCGGCGACGGCCCGCACGGCACGACCGGGGACGGCACCAACGACTTCGACTTCTACGCCGTCGACGTCGCCCAGGGCCAGACGCTCACCGCCGACACCGAGGGGAGCCCCAGCACCACCGACACCATCCTCGTGGTCTACGCCGCCGACGGCACCCCGCTCGTCGCCGACGACGACAGCGGCACCGGGGTGCTGAGCAGCCTCAGCTACACGCCCGCCGAGGCCGGCACCTACTACGTCATGGTCGGCGGCTACGCCCTCGACCCGCTGCCGGCCGACCCGTTCGACTCCGGCAGCGGCGCCGGCGGCGCCGACGTGGGCGACTACAAGCTGTCCGTGGCCAGCCAGCAGCTCGACGCCGACTTCTACTCGCTGCGCCTGCGCCCGGGTGACGTCATCGGCTCGACCTCCGAGGGCTCGGCCACCGGCCTGAAGGTCCGCACGCCGTCCGGCGAGGAGCGGGTGGGCGGTGTCGGCACCGACGCGTCGTCGCTCTACCCGCCGACCTCGCCGCTGCCCGGAGGCGGCAACACCACGATCGCCTACGTCGCCGAGGAGGCCGGCTGGTACTCCGTCCAGGTGTCCGGCGGCACCGGCGCCTACGACGTCACCGTCGAGGGCTACCGCCCCGGCACCCAGGGTGACCGCGGCCGCACCCAGACCGTGCTGCTCGACTTCGCGCCTGGCCGGGTCAACACCGGCACCTGGGGCGGACCGGGCCAGCGCACCGTCTCCCCGTTCTCGGCGTTCGTGCCGCAGTGGGGCATCGGCCGCGCCGACGCCCGCAAGGTGGAGAACCGGATCACCAACGTGGTGCGCCGCAACCTGCAGGCCGAGCTCCAGGCCGGCGGGCTCAACCCCGCGGTCAACGTGCAGGTGCTCAACGCCCGCACCAACCCCGAGCTGATCGGGCAGGAGAACGTGTCGCGGATCTACGTCGCGGGCTCGATCGCCGAGACCGGCATCTCGACGATCGGCATCGCGCAGTACATCGACCCGGGCAACTACGGCCACCAGGACGAGGCGATCGTGCTGCTCGACGTGCTCAGCGCGCCGGCCGGCCCGGCGTCGTCGCTCAACACCTTCATGAACGCCTCGAGCGACCGCGTGACGTTCGTGTCCGAGGCCGTGGGCAACGTCGTGGCCCACGAGGTCGGCCACACGATCGGCAACTACCACACCGACAACGCCGACGAGATCGGCAACATGATGGACAGCGGTGGCGCGAACTTCGCCACCAACCTCTACGGCGTGGGCCCGGACGGCATCGGCGGCACCGCCGACGACGACAACGTCCGGTTCGTCACCGACACCTACTCGCCGGTGGAGGGCTTCACCGGCCTGGAGGACACCCTCAACGTCAGCGCCTGGGCCTACGCCGGACGCTGA